A region of the Littorina saxatilis isolate snail1 linkage group LG12, US_GU_Lsax_2.0, whole genome shotgun sequence genome:
CAGATCTCTTGGCCACAGCATCTGGTGACAAAACTGTTCGCATTTGGGATGCACGCAGTAGTAAGGCAGCAGCAGTTATCAACACAAAAGGTATAACTATCTTTCCTGCGTAGCGAAACCCTGGGTCTGGGTGTATTCTTCTTGGAAATGGAACATTAATTGCCAAAAAATTGAGTTTGTATTGGTTTCTCAATATACTGAATTAATGTAAGTCTTGTCAGAGGATAAATAGGTCAAATAAGTATGACAAGATGACGCAGTAGTCCTTTCATCATTTCAGCTGCTGTTCGGCAGAGTGTGTCTAGTGGTGTTGAGTATGAACTAATTTGAATAATGTATCTAGCTCTACATTTTGTGTTCAAGTTAGATGAGACACCTCTGGATTGTAGAgagctgtttgtgatagggtgtgACTGCTGTTGTCTCCTGGTATATtgtatactagatgattacccgcttcgccgggaagaagtagagccgaataccaggctgtgcctgggacgccggctttgccggcgcacgaaggaaaggagataaacgcgcaaaacactggagaccttctaaaaatagtaacgtgcagtgaccttctaaaaatagtaacgtactAACGGGAATATgcattgacgccacacgaaggaagggagataagataaacgcgcaaaacactggagaccttctaaaaatagtgacgtgcagtgaccttctaaaaatagtaacgtactaacgggaatatggattgacgccacacgaaggaagggagataaacgcaaaacactggagaagataaggaagagttactgggaatggtgaaatgaacagaaaaacctaaatcggttcagcgctgcgcgctgagagcacgtgttgaaaattctcatcgaccaggttgtgtccggggtctagctgaatatgcccaccaaatttgaagcagatccatccagaactttggccgtgcatggcgaacagacacacacacagacacaagtcgtatatatatatatgctcttGCAAAATTGGAAACCTTTGAGGTCGGCAAAATTGCCACCATCAGATTTTTTATGGGGGctatctatatatacgactagtgtctgtctgtctgtctgttcgcgatgcacggccaaagttctcggtggatctttttcaaatttggacaccgtattcagctacaccccggacacaacctcatcgatgagatatttcaacacgtgctctcagcgcgcagcgctgtgcgcgctgaaccgattttttgtttgtttgtcgggatccactaccagtaactcttccttatcttctccagtgttttcagccgcgattatctcccttcctccgtgtggcgtcaatccatattcccgttaccacgttactatttttagaaggtcactgcacgttactatttttagaaggtctccagtgttttgcgtgtttcgccggcgtacacccggcaaagccgggtcccaggcgcagcctggtattcggctctacttcttcccggcgaagccggtacccggcgaagcgggtaatcatctagtatatatatatatatagtatattAACTTAGCCCAAACTTCTGTTTGTCTCCAAAGGTAATAAAAAGTGTTTTGTGCTCTTGATTACATACCAGGAATGCACATTTCTGGGCACATGTTTAGAGCAAAACTTAGAAATAGAAGACTGTATTGGGAAGTGTCTTTAGTTTGTGTGGAGACTCAGTAATCTCAgataatgttattgttaaaataCATGTAGTAATAATTAAAATGATAGCTTTCACAAACTTTGGGATTCCATGGCACACTGAACCTTTTTGACGTTATGCATCTTTCCCACAGTTGGAGATAGAATTTGCATAATTGAAAACAGACTACTGTGCTGcaatcttaaaggcacagtaagccttccGTAatccatcacagatactgtcaggcttttacacacagtacaaacaccctttcatttaaacactcaccgcttgagaacatcccaggtgccctccgtaaagagcgagtaattttcaaagaatttatttttgagtggtttatcttacccctgagccattgtgaacccgtgtgatccagtttcctttttttcacaatgtagtcgtcagtttatgatttcaatgcgacttgctgtaagcttatctgcaatagcacgttattatgtacctctgaatctaaacgcaacaaacggctgcgattcacacgtactctagcgatggcttttgactgttcagaggaactggcgataggcataaccgtcgtctgctatgacAACTACGACCTTGCATGACCCTGCTTccaggcttttcttttttcaaactttcaaaacttcgaattgtactgatattgtcttgatgaaaaaagaattcttttatgatttaagaatgtttgtgtaacaagctgtcaatttattatttagattttaaaaattAGGTCTaacgccaaaacgcaccgtccgattgtctgatcagacaattcgcaaaatcaattctttgaaaattgctcgctctttacgtagggcacctaggatgttctcaagcggtgagtgtttaaacgaaagcgtgtttgtactgtgtgtaaaagcctgacagtatctgtgatggtttacgggagacgtgctgtgcctttaaaagatAAAGTGGCAAAGAAGAGACTAATTTGCTGCATCCAGTGATTCCACAGTGCATAGCTTTTAAAAGCAGAGTCTTGGAATAAATTCTTTTTTatttgtcagcataattattattatatatataataatatatatactTAAGATTTTGTCATCCATAGGGGAGAACATCAACATTTGCTGGTCACCAGATGGCAGCACAATAGCTGTCGGAAACAAAGATGACCTTGTCACATTCCTTGACGTACGATCAGCAAGATCTCGAGCAGAGGAGCAGTACAAGTTTGAAGTGAATGAAATATCTTGGAACAACGAAGgagacttgttctttcttacttCAGGAAATGGCAGCATTCACATCTTCAGGTAAGCTCTAGCTTTTCTCTTGATATTGGAATACATATAATAAGTATAACCTGTCAAATtataaggacacccttgggacgaGTGAAAAGTGTCCattctgcaggtgtccttattTTACAGGTTCAAGCAAATGTGGTTGCGAAAAGGAAAGTGCTATATTGTATGTACATATTTAAGagttaaaaaaataacaagtaaAAACAGTGAAATACAGTATTTTATTACCAGTTGTAACAGATCCAGTCCACAAAGAAGGACAAAATGATTAGCACGCTTTGTTGAAAACCATTGGAAAACAGCATCATTTAGTTCCTCATAATCAGTTGCCTTCTTCGAAATCCACTTTTGATCTGCTCGACCGTCTCCCGATTCCCACAAAGCCATAATTTTTTCTCTGTCTATGCTGACTTTTGAAATCTGCGTCCTTCCACAGCCCAGCTCTTGCGCGATCGATCAGCATGATTGTCCGCTCTGCAGCTTTTTCACCACAGACACTCGTTGCTCTAAAGTGAGAGCGTTTCGTTCCTTCCGCAACCTAGAAGCCATCATGATTCATTCAAACTTCGGCAAAAAGCGACTGAATCAGCTGTGCAAGTGTGTGAGAATCTTTGATGTTGTTTACAAATGTACCAACTTCCGTAGAATACTTTCGATGCATTTCATTGGCTATGAGGTTGCTGACCAATCGCTAATAAGCTTGTTTCAGTTTCAGCTCAAAGCCGACCAATCGCGATtaagcttcttttacctctcaaatcaaatcaagcttgcgagagagagaagacagtcAATCGCAATGATGTTTGGAAGTTAAACGAACATCCTTGAGCAGTTACACAATTTAGTAGGGACCTAAAATAGCGTCTGCGTCCGTAATTCCGAGGTGTCCGCTAAGTACAGTGATTTTAATGAAGGAAACGATCCGTGCCAATAAAGACTGTCCGTATTGTGCGAGTGGCCGTTAAGTCCAGTGACCGCATTctacaggttttactgtatgaAATTTCTTAGCATGGTATGTAAAGCTTTACTGAGTGAAGAAAGCACAAATCTGAAGTTCATACTCTAAGGACTTCAGTAGCTGGGCTGTGCTGTTTTTGAGTTCACGAAAGTAACCTCTGATCACATGCTCCCTGGGAAACTTCTGTAACGATACTAACATGAATTTAGGAAATGTGCCCAGAAACCAGAAGAAATAACGGTTTAAAGTTGAGGAATGTCTGGTACAGAACTGTGGGAATGGAGTCTTAAAAAGAAAAAGCATATGTGCACGTCCGTAATACTgggtaacactaacagtaacaaaaTTAGTGAGTGATTAACTTTGCTGGTCTATAAACTTGCTCTCACAAAGCCTTGGACTCAGTTGATGGTTTCATGTGATGTAGGACAACTTTGTCTGATCCAATAAAACGTGTTTGCAAAAACAGTTGTGTTTGtgaattttttaaatatttttgtttATCAAAGCATGGCGCCTAAAAGGGGGACATGAACAAAGCTTCTCACTTCTATGCACTGGTGTTTTTGTTAGAAACACCAAAGATCATTTGTTGGGACATATGCTTTGAGGTTAGGGTACATTTTTCCaataaaaacacagaaaataatataACACTTAGTTATTTCAGATTTAGATGGAATTGAAAAAAGCCTTGTCGTAAGTTACTTTCGTTTCCATAAACAATGCAGGGAGAATAAATTGTCTAAAGTACTAACATGTACTAACGCGCACATTTTACGGGAACAACATTATTTTGTATGCTGAATTATAACTTACTTAATTAATTGAGCAATAGATCTTTCAAAAATATCAATGATCGGCGATAAACGCAGACAATTTTCCGATCTCACTTGGTTTCGTTTCCTTCTGTAATGTACGCAAAGCACACTAACTGACTTCACGCAGTCAACCCCACCCAATTGTCAATGTGTTGTGATGAAATAGATGCTCGAGAACCTTCCAGTTTTTGTCTTTGTAATATCTGATTGAAAACAGGTCTTTTGTATGTGGACAAGCCTGTTTAAGTTTGATTATTGATATTTTTTTGTCAAAGTACTCATGTCCCAAAACTGTTACCAAGTATCATGGACGTGCACATATGAATAAAAGCTCTCAAACATTAAGACTTTCAATCTGACTTATTTCAGAGTTATTAGTTTTAATAAAGAAAACACATGTTTATAGAAGAATAGCATTCCTTTAAACGCTGTCTGTTTCCAGCTATCCAGACCTGAAGCTGCAGCATGTTCTCAATGCTCACCCGGCCAACTGCATCTGCATAGAGTTCGACCCCACTGGTCATTACTTTGCCACTGGCAGTGCTGATGCCTTGGTCAGCCTGTGGGACCTCCACGACCTTGTCTGTGTGCGCACCTTTGCAAGGTAATTTACTGCATGTTGGGATGCTTCCCTCTCATCTAAGCCTTAGCTTGACAATGACAAAGCGTCGTAGCGAAGCCATTATTGTACCTGTGGTACCACTGCTACTTTCTCTTAAAGTGTACCTCTTTGGGAGGTTATTGCATGATGTGAATATGTTCCCTTTTGGTGTAGCCTAATATAACACACTCATGAAGACCCCTGCTACATTATCTACATGCACATATTTGCAAGGTAAAATATGTATATTGCTTGTTGGGAGTTGGCCTGTCCACTCATCGCTTCTGTCTTAGTAGCCAACCATGTCATTATTTACCTTTTATATTATGGTGAAATAAATAATTAGAATCTGTACATTGAAGAACAGATTAAACAAATTTATGGAAATGGAACTGTCACAGTCTTTTACCCTTGTCACGAGATTCTGAATCCGAAATACATTCACTATGAACAATGAGCATAAGAGAGACTTTTCCAAACTCTAACAGCTCAGAAAGTGagcttaacactttctaccccagctatgttgaccaagttttttttagccgagaccagctgtgctgcatcAGGTCACTCACAATTGCAGTAACTGGGttgtaactgtgtatcaacacgctggaatgcaggcgttagatcgacgttacagtaagcgactgaagctaacagtctgagcagatatattcgtacctggtcagatatagccatatgagtgggtttggatatatccgtacctgggagacaatgagttaactaATTGGTTGCTAATGTTTCCTTACACAATCAGGCTACAGTGGGTGGTATATAATTTGAAGATAATCATGGCTGAATCAGAACAGGCACAGAAAGCCCAGCAATTGATAAAGGCAGATTACTTGATTCTGTCTCtgtggtgtgtttttgtgtgtgtgtctgcgtctgtgtgtttgtagatTAAGCAGGCATGAATTGGAATACCCTGTCATGCAGCAAATAAGTTTGCTTTGTTATTGATGTGTAAAAATGTGCTGTACACCCCGTTTTGAGATGTGACGTGTTTAACCCATTGTGTTGCAGGTTAGACTGGCCCATTCGCACACTAAGTTTTAGCCATGACGGCAAGATGATTGCCTCAGCATCCGAGGATCTTGTCATCGACATTGCTGAGGTAGAAACAGGTAAGATGCAATCCTCACCTCACCAGGTTTGCTCAGGTTGTGTCAACTATGACAAGGTATTTTGTGCATGGGTATACATTTTTTTGTCGGacagtacagtggagtccagctataacgaacctgggtataacgaaatccctcttttaacaaactgccattgatttcccggcagacagccttctatttcttacttgttactttacggctacatcgaaccttttgaactcatttgcataacgaacccctcttttaacaaacacgttttcatcgccccagagccgttttgtctctaaaagtcacaaggctacaacgaactgatgtcaataattgtctccaaagacaaaaatacacaaaaatacacaaacacaagtgcacatcgcgtgatgagcgaactctgaacaaactaacagcgggaggtgcacggaacagatcgaaccaaaaccgaaagttgtgatgacgtcatgacattttgcgatgtacgtcagcgaagctcgtgcacatgtggtctgtcttgctaaaaacaatggctgacgaacatggtttcgaaatctgcaactgtttttttgttttctccgatCCGTGACCAAGTGACGCGATATAGAACCACgcgttcgtttgaatcaatactctcctcaggcagtgaagtctcctaaattgctcaacactgtggacagtccggagtgcagttatgtcccgtgaatgagcgagtcaaagttttatcgtgaaaactgacgcttttcatgcacctcccgctgttagttttcctctctctatggattatattatgaagctgttgaaaacatgcagagattgtactctccaaggagagattgatgggacgatcatttgaaggtgattgggaaaacttgtcttgaggccatttagggttgaaaactctacagcgaattactgatataacgaactaaaatgtatttcccttgagattcgttgtacccggactccactgtatataCGTGGTACCCCAGATTTTTCAAGAAATAATGGTATTCTATTGGACTTTCTTTTGATTGTACTTGAGACTTTTTCTTAACAAAGTCATTGCCATGTTCTCAAGTTTAATTGATTACTGTGACAAGATGCTGTGTTTTGGGATAACTGGTCTTCCTGCGTTATAAGTAGTACTGCTTTTTCCCCATTTTAGGAGAGAAGATTCATGAAATACCCTGTGACACGCCCACCTTCACCGTCGCCTGGCATCCCAAACGTCACCTCCTGGCCTACGCATGTGACGACCGcagcgacagagacagggatCGAGACTCCGGAGTTGTACGCGTTTTTGGATTCCCAAATGACTCATGATGATGCTTGCAAAAACGAGGTTCGGGGCTTTTCAAACTCTGGAACATTCAGGGCTTTTGAAATTCTGGAACACTCAGTGCTTTTGAAGGTCCAATACATTCAGGGATTTAGAAAGCCTGGAATGTTCAGGGCTCTTGAAAGTTTGGAACGTTCAGGACATCCTGGGCTTTTTGAAAGTCAGGAACGAACGTTCAGTTAACCCATTCCTTTACATGTAAAATCCAGTGTTGTCAACTTAGATTCCAGAGCAACATAGGCATGAAGAGCAAACA
Encoded here:
- the LOC138981793 gene encoding THO complex subunit 3-like; amino-acid sequence: MASHAEQMQKHFQANNRTRDIQIHTAKVHSVAWSADGRRLASGSFDKTVAIYVVERERLNKEHIFRGHGDSVDQLCWHPSNPDLLATASGDKTVRIWDARSSKAAAVINTKGENINICWSPDGSTIAVGNKDDLVTFLDVRSARSRAEEQYKFEVNEISWNNEGDLFFLTSGNGSIHIFSYPDLKLQHVLNAHPANCICIEFDPTGHYFATGSADALVSLWDLHDLVCVRTFARLDWPIRTLSFSHDGKMIASASEDLVIDIAEVETGEKIHEIPCDTPTFTVAWHPKRHLLAYACDDRSDRDRDRDSGVVRVFGFPNDS